From the Kogia breviceps isolate mKogBre1 chromosome 15, mKogBre1 haplotype 1, whole genome shotgun sequence genome, one window contains:
- the PXN gene encoding paxillin isoform X28, protein MAVPELSGQRLLHLPSASQLPRKHLPGPRKLSYTGLQEEDALLADLESTTSHISKRPVFLSEETPYSYPTGNHTYQEIAVPPPVPPPPSSEALNGTVLDPLDQWQPSTSRFIHQQPPSPSPVYGSSAKTSSASNPQDGVGLPCPRAGEEEHVYSFPNKQKSAEPSPTVMSSSLGSNLSELDRLLLELNAVQHNPPGFPADEANSSPPLSGALSPHYGIPENNSPLGGKAGPLTKEKPKRNGGRGLEDVRPSVESLLDELESSVPSPVPAITVNQGEMSSPQRVTSSQQQTRISASSATRELDELMASLSDFKFMAQGRTGSSSPPGGPPKPGSQLDSMLGSLQSDLNKLGVATVAKGVCGACKKPIAGQVVTAMGKTWHPEHFVCTHCQEEIGSRNFFERDGQPYCEKDYHNLFSPRCYYCNGPILDKVVTALDRTWHPEHFFCAQCGAFFGPEGFHEKDGKAYCRKDYFDMFAPKCGGCARAILENYISALNTLWHPECFVCRECFTPFVNGSFFEHDGQPYCEVHYHERRGSLCSGCQKPITGRCITAMAKKFHPEHFVCAFCLKQLNKGTFKEQNDKPYCQNCFVKLFC, encoded by the exons ACGCCCTGCTGGCAGACTTGGAGTCCACGACCTCCCACATCTCCAAACGGCCTGTGTTCCTGTCTGAGGAGACCCCCTACTCGTACCCGACAGGAAACCACACATACCAGGAGATTGCCGTGCCACCCCCTGTCCCTCCACCCCCGTCCAGCGAGGCCCTCAATGGCACGGTCCTTGACCCCTTAGACCAGTGGCAGCCGAGCACCTCCCGATTCATCCACCAGCAG CCTCCATCCCCGTCCCCCGTGTACGGCTCCAGTGCTAAAACTTCCAGTGCCTCCAACCCCCAGGACGGCGTCGGCCTTCCGTGTCCCCGAGCCGGTGAGGAAGAGCACGTGTACAG CTTCCCCAACAAGCAGAAGTCGGCCGAGCCTTCACCCACCGTCATGAGCTCCTCCTTGGGCAGCAACCTTTCTGAACTCGACCGCCTGCTTCTGGAGCTGAACGCCGTGCAGCATAACCCGCCAGGCTTCCCTGCAG ATGAGGCCAACTCAAGCCCCCCACTGTCTGGGGCTCTGAGCCCCCACTACGGCATCCCGGAGAATAACAGCCCACTGGGGGGCAAAGCTGGGCCACTGACCAAAGAGAAGCCCAAGCGGAACGGAGGCCGGGGCCTGGAGGACGTGCGGCCCAGCGTGGAGAGTCTCTTGGATGAGCTGGAGAGCTCAGTGCCCAGCCCTGT CCCTGCCATCACTGTGAACCAGGGCGAGATGAGCAGCCCCCAGCGAGTCACCTCCAGCCAGCAGCAGACACGCATCTCCGCCTCTTCTGCCACCAGGGAGCTGGATGAGCTGATGGCCTCGCTGTCGGATTTTAAG TTCATGGCCCAGGGGAGGACAGGGAGCAGCTCTCCCCCGGGAGGGCCCCCAAAGCCTGGGAGCCAGCTTGACAGCATGCTGGGGAGCCTGCAGTCTGACCTGAACAAACTGGGGGTCGCCACAGTCGCCAAGGGGGTCTGCGGGGCCTGCAAGAAACCCATCGCTGGGCAG GTCGTGACCGCCATGGGGAAGACGTGGCACCCAGAGCACTTCGTCTGCACCCACTGCCAGGAGGAGATCGGATCCCGGAACTTCTTTGAGCGGGATGGACAGCCCTACTGTGAAAAGGACTATCACAACCTCTTCTCTCCGCGCTGCTACTACTGCAACGGGCCCATCCTGGAT AAAGTGGTGACAGCCCTTGACCGGACGTGGCACCCTGAGCACTTCTTCTGTGCCCAGTGTGGAGCCTTCTTTGGGCCTGAAG GGTTCCATGAGAAAGACGGCAAGGCCTACTGCCGGAAGGATTACTTTGACATGTTCGCCCCCAAGTGTGGCGGCTGCGCCCGAGCCATCCTGGAGAACTACATCTCGGCCCTCAACACCCTGTGGCATCCTGAGTGCTTTGTGTGTCGG GAATGCTTCACACCATTTGTCAATGGCAGCTTCTTCGAGCATGACGGGCAGCCCTACTGTGAGGTGCACTACCACGAGCGGCGGGGCTCGCTGTGCTCCGGCTGCCAGAAGCCCATCACGGGCCGCTGCATCACCGCCATGGCCAAGAAGTTCCACCCGGAGCACTTTGTCTGTGCCTTCTGCCTCAAGCAGCTCAACAAGGGCACCTTCAAGGAGCAGAACGACAAGCCTTACTGTCAGAACTGCTTCGTCAAGCTCTTCTGCTAG
- the PXN gene encoding paxillin isoform X4 — protein sequence MAVPELSGQRLLHLPSASQLPRKHLPGPRKLSYTGLQEEDALLADLESTTSHISKRPVFLSEETPYSYPTGNHTYQEIAVPPPVPPPPSSEALNGTVLDPLDQWQPSTSRFIHQQPPSPSPVYGSSAKTSSASNPQDGVGLPCPRAGEEEHVYSFPNKQKSAEPSPTVMSSSLGSNLSELDRLLLELNAVQHNPPGFPADEANSSPPLSGALSPHYGIPENNSPLGGKAGPLTKEKPKRNGGRGLEDVRPSVESLLDELESSVPSPVPAITVNQGEMSSPQRVTSSQQQTRISASSATRELDELMASLSDFKTSSSAVALSSPRLLPNSAPSPYHILSPPLPPPGPSVFLPPPRKPSLRGHGHTLEVLCPEDNVAPSWLDLAGLGEMPDTPNSRSPSTESSLGPPGAESQACVWRDPPNASLVSEFSRVPPSHTLPHAGCTGLQEAGEPQVLSANPLCPVEAVAATWECPWALEALRPEFPRGAMPSFQEVIEPAATAVDRQAIFPDTWSLMKARGQQKERARPEPGEPESRCPAPVEEEQLGGETATGGSLVRPAQGPKTPRRPEGTTEAAAEARRERPELPQAVVVDTPNTTERISTSGQAGIRSMIRRSRETGHAHPMSREPSPRRQLDPATLSRTPSQERLIAELQGRLGIQPEVEEAEGASGASAEDWLTEGVVITVQPCGRRARGQLVEKVVVFPPGSPIPLRRTFSVLPSPPPPSPLLQHRKDASASSSSPRPSPPTSSTLGPSVLPRGPPGVQSAGAGPREDGVQGPTPPTPAPHSVRSMGCQTDEDPLFPPMQFMAQGRTGSSSPPGGPPKPGSQLDSMLGSLQSDLNKLGVATVAKGVCGACKKPIAGQVVTAMGKTWHPEHFVCTHCQEEIGSRNFFERDGQPYCEKDYHNLFSPRCYYCNGPILDKVVTALDRTWHPEHFFCAQCGAFFGPEGFHEKDGKAYCRKDYFDMFAPKCGGCARAILENYISALNTLWHPECFVCRECFTPFVNGSFFEHDGQPYCEVHYHERRGSLCSGCQKPITGRCITAMAKKFHPEHFVCAFCLKQLNKGTFKEQNDKPYCQNCFVKLFC from the exons ACGCCCTGCTGGCAGACTTGGAGTCCACGACCTCCCACATCTCCAAACGGCCTGTGTTCCTGTCTGAGGAGACCCCCTACTCGTACCCGACAGGAAACCACACATACCAGGAGATTGCCGTGCCACCCCCTGTCCCTCCACCCCCGTCCAGCGAGGCCCTCAATGGCACGGTCCTTGACCCCTTAGACCAGTGGCAGCCGAGCACCTCCCGATTCATCCACCAGCAG CCTCCATCCCCGTCCCCCGTGTACGGCTCCAGTGCTAAAACTTCCAGTGCCTCCAACCCCCAGGACGGCGTCGGCCTTCCGTGTCCCCGAGCCGGTGAGGAAGAGCACGTGTACAG CTTCCCCAACAAGCAGAAGTCGGCCGAGCCTTCACCCACCGTCATGAGCTCCTCCTTGGGCAGCAACCTTTCTGAACTCGACCGCCTGCTTCTGGAGCTGAACGCCGTGCAGCATAACCCGCCAGGCTTCCCTGCAG ATGAGGCCAACTCAAGCCCCCCACTGTCTGGGGCTCTGAGCCCCCACTACGGCATCCCGGAGAATAACAGCCCACTGGGGGGCAAAGCTGGGCCACTGACCAAAGAGAAGCCCAAGCGGAACGGAGGCCGGGGCCTGGAGGACGTGCGGCCCAGCGTGGAGAGTCTCTTGGATGAGCTGGAGAGCTCAGTGCCCAGCCCTGT CCCTGCCATCACTGTGAACCAGGGCGAGATGAGCAGCCCCCAGCGAGTCACCTCCAGCCAGCAGCAGACACGCATCTCCGCCTCTTCTGCCACCAGGGAGCTGGATGAGCTGATGGCCTCGCTGTCGGATTTTAAG aCCAGCTCCTCTGCTGTGGCCTTGAGCTCCCCAAGGCTGCTGCCCAACTCAGCTCCATCCCCATACCACatactttctcctcctcttcctcctcctgggcCCTCTGTATTCCTGCCACCCCCTAGGAAACCTTCCCTTCGAGGCCACGGCCACACCCTGGAGGTCCTCTGCCCTGAGGACAATGTGGCCCCCAGCTGGCTTGATTTGGCTGGCCTTGGGGAGATGCCTGACACCCCCAACTCAAGGTCTCCCTCCACGGAGAGTTCTCTGGGGCCACCGGGTGCAGAGAGCCAGGCTTGCGTTTGGAGGGACCCACCAAACGCGAGCCTGGTGAGTGAGTTCTCCAGGGTGCCCCCCAGCCACACTCTACCCCACGCTGGGTGCACAGGTCTCCAGGAGGCTGGGGAACCCCAAGTGCTGTCGGCCAACCCTCTGTGCCCAGTAGAGGCCGTGGCTGCCACATGGGAGTGTCCGTGGGCTCTGGAGGCGCTTAGGCCTGAGTTCCCCCGGGGAGCTATGCCCAGCTTCCAGGAAGTAATTGAGCCAGCCGCCACGGCTGTGGACCGTCAGGCTATCTTCCCGGATACCTGGAGTCTCATGAAGGCACGTGGACAGCAGAAGGAGAGGGCAAGGCCAGAGCCAGGGGAGCCAGAGAGCAGATGCCCTGCCCCAGTTGAGGAGGAGCAGTTAGGTGGAGAGACGGCCACGGGGGGCAGCCTGGTCAGGCCAGCCCAGGGACCCAAGACCCCCAGGAGGCCAGAGGGCACCACTGAAGCTGCTGCAGAGGCCAGGAGGGAACGGCCAGAACTTCCACAGGCTGTGGTCGTGGACACACCCAACACCACGGAGAGGATTTCCACCTCTGGCCAGGCAGGC ATCCGCTCCATGATCAGGAGGAGCCGGGAGACCGGCCACGCTCACCCCATGTCCCGGGAGCCCTCCCCTCGTCGCCAGCTGGACCCCGCCACCCTGAGCAGGACCCCGTCCCAGGAGCGGCTCATCGCGGAGCTGCAGGGTCGGCTGGGCATCCAGCCGGAGGTGGAGGAGGCCGAGGGGGCCTCGGGGGCCTCTGCCGAGGACTGGCTGACCGAGGGCGTCGTCATCACTGTGCAGCCGTGTGGGAGGCGGGCTAGGGGGCAGCTGGTAGAGAAGGTA gTTGTCTTCCCTCCTGGCTCTCCCATTCCCCTGAGAAGAACCTTCTCTGTtctgccttctcctcctcctcccagccctttgCTCCAGCATCGCAAAGACGCCTCGGCCAGCAGTTCTTCTCCCCGGCCCAGCCCGCCCACCTCCTCCACCCTGGGGCCCTCGGTTCTTCCTCGAGGTCCCCCCGGGGTCCAGAGTGCTGGGGCGGGGCCACGGGAAGACGGTGTGCAGGGCCCCACCCCGCCCACTCCTGCGCCCCACTCTGTGAGGTCCATGGGCTGCCAGACCGACGAGGACCCACTCTTCCCCCCGATGCAG TTCATGGCCCAGGGGAGGACAGGGAGCAGCTCTCCCCCGGGAGGGCCCCCAAAGCCTGGGAGCCAGCTTGACAGCATGCTGGGGAGCCTGCAGTCTGACCTGAACAAACTGGGGGTCGCCACAGTCGCCAAGGGGGTCTGCGGGGCCTGCAAGAAACCCATCGCTGGGCAG GTCGTGACCGCCATGGGGAAGACGTGGCACCCAGAGCACTTCGTCTGCACCCACTGCCAGGAGGAGATCGGATCCCGGAACTTCTTTGAGCGGGATGGACAGCCCTACTGTGAAAAGGACTATCACAACCTCTTCTCTCCGCGCTGCTACTACTGCAACGGGCCCATCCTGGAT AAAGTGGTGACAGCCCTTGACCGGACGTGGCACCCTGAGCACTTCTTCTGTGCCCAGTGTGGAGCCTTCTTTGGGCCTGAAG GGTTCCATGAGAAAGACGGCAAGGCCTACTGCCGGAAGGATTACTTTGACATGTTCGCCCCCAAGTGTGGCGGCTGCGCCCGAGCCATCCTGGAGAACTACATCTCGGCCCTCAACACCCTGTGGCATCCTGAGTGCTTTGTGTGTCGG GAATGCTTCACACCATTTGTCAATGGCAGCTTCTTCGAGCATGACGGGCAGCCCTACTGTGAGGTGCACTACCACGAGCGGCGGGGCTCGCTGTGCTCCGGCTGCCAGAAGCCCATCACGGGCCGCTGCATCACCGCCATGGCCAAGAAGTTCCACCCGGAGCACTTTGTCTGTGCCTTCTGCCTCAAGCAGCTCAACAAGGGCACCTTCAAGGAGCAGAACGACAAGCCTTACTGTCAGAACTGCTTCGTCAAGCTCTTCTGCTAG
- the PXN gene encoding paxillin isoform X21 produces MDDLDALLADLESTTSHISKRPVFLSEETPYSYPTGNHTYQEIAVPPPVPPPPSSEALNGTVLDPLDQWQPSTSRFIHQQPPSPSPVYGSSAKTSSASNPQDGVGLPCPRAGEEEHVYSFPNKQKSAEPSPTVMSSSLGSNLSELDRLLLELNAVQHNPPGFPADEANSSPPLSGALSPHYGIPENNSPLGGKAGPLTKEKPKRNGGRGLEDVRPSVESLLDELESSVPSPVPAITVNQGEMSSPQRVTSSQQQTRISASSATRELDELMASLSDFKTSSSAVALSSPRLLPNSAPSPYHILSPPLPPPGPSVFLPPPRKPSLRGHGHTLEVLCPEDNVAPSWLDLAGLGEMPDTPNSRSPSTESSLGPPGAESQACVWRDPPNASLVVFPPGSPIPLRRTFSVLPSPPPPSPLLQHRKDASASSSSPRPSPPTSSTLGPSVLPRGPPGVQSAGAGPREDGVQGPTPPTPAPHSVRSMGCQTDEDPLFPPMQIQGLEQRVDGELCWAAGWPPNSSQSSPEGQDEGGFMAQGRTGSSSPPGGPPKPGSQLDSMLGSLQSDLNKLGVATVAKGVCGACKKPIAGQVVTAMGKTWHPEHFVCTHCQEEIGSRNFFERDGQPYCEKDYHNLFSPRCYYCNGPILDKVVTALDRTWHPEHFFCAQCGAFFGPEGFHEKDGKAYCRKDYFDMFAPKCGGCARAILENYISALNTLWHPECFVCRECFTPFVNGSFFEHDGQPYCEVHYHERRGSLCSGCQKPITGRCITAMAKKFHPEHFVCAFCLKQLNKGTFKEQNDKPYCQNCFVKLFC; encoded by the exons ACGCCCTGCTGGCAGACTTGGAGTCCACGACCTCCCACATCTCCAAACGGCCTGTGTTCCTGTCTGAGGAGACCCCCTACTCGTACCCGACAGGAAACCACACATACCAGGAGATTGCCGTGCCACCCCCTGTCCCTCCACCCCCGTCCAGCGAGGCCCTCAATGGCACGGTCCTTGACCCCTTAGACCAGTGGCAGCCGAGCACCTCCCGATTCATCCACCAGCAG CCTCCATCCCCGTCCCCCGTGTACGGCTCCAGTGCTAAAACTTCCAGTGCCTCCAACCCCCAGGACGGCGTCGGCCTTCCGTGTCCCCGAGCCGGTGAGGAAGAGCACGTGTACAG CTTCCCCAACAAGCAGAAGTCGGCCGAGCCTTCACCCACCGTCATGAGCTCCTCCTTGGGCAGCAACCTTTCTGAACTCGACCGCCTGCTTCTGGAGCTGAACGCCGTGCAGCATAACCCGCCAGGCTTCCCTGCAG ATGAGGCCAACTCAAGCCCCCCACTGTCTGGGGCTCTGAGCCCCCACTACGGCATCCCGGAGAATAACAGCCCACTGGGGGGCAAAGCTGGGCCACTGACCAAAGAGAAGCCCAAGCGGAACGGAGGCCGGGGCCTGGAGGACGTGCGGCCCAGCGTGGAGAGTCTCTTGGATGAGCTGGAGAGCTCAGTGCCCAGCCCTGT CCCTGCCATCACTGTGAACCAGGGCGAGATGAGCAGCCCCCAGCGAGTCACCTCCAGCCAGCAGCAGACACGCATCTCCGCCTCTTCTGCCACCAGGGAGCTGGATGAGCTGATGGCCTCGCTGTCGGATTTTAAG aCCAGCTCCTCTGCTGTGGCCTTGAGCTCCCCAAGGCTGCTGCCCAACTCAGCTCCATCCCCATACCACatactttctcctcctcttcctcctcctgggcCCTCTGTATTCCTGCCACCCCCTAGGAAACCTTCCCTTCGAGGCCACGGCCACACCCTGGAGGTCCTCTGCCCTGAGGACAATGTGGCCCCCAGCTGGCTTGATTTGGCTGGCCTTGGGGAGATGCCTGACACCCCCAACTCAAGGTCTCCCTCCACGGAGAGTTCTCTGGGGCCACCGGGTGCAGAGAGCCAGGCTTGCGTTTGGAGGGACCCACCAAACGCGAGCCTG gTTGTCTTCCCTCCTGGCTCTCCCATTCCCCTGAGAAGAACCTTCTCTGTtctgccttctcctcctcctcccagccctttgCTCCAGCATCGCAAAGACGCCTCGGCCAGCAGTTCTTCTCCCCGGCCCAGCCCGCCCACCTCCTCCACCCTGGGGCCCTCGGTTCTTCCTCGAGGTCCCCCCGGGGTCCAGAGTGCTGGGGCGGGGCCACGGGAAGACGGTGTGCAGGGCCCCACCCCGCCCACTCCTGCGCCCCACTCTGTGAGGTCCATGGGCTGCCAGACCGACGAGGACCCACTCTTCCCCCCGATGCAG ATCCAGGGCCTGGAACAAAGAGTGGACGGAGAGCTGTGCTGGGCGGCCGGCTGGCCTCCGAACAGCAGCCAGAGCAGCCCTGAAGGGCAGGACGAGGGAGGG TTCATGGCCCAGGGGAGGACAGGGAGCAGCTCTCCCCCGGGAGGGCCCCCAAAGCCTGGGAGCCAGCTTGACAGCATGCTGGGGAGCCTGCAGTCTGACCTGAACAAACTGGGGGTCGCCACAGTCGCCAAGGGGGTCTGCGGGGCCTGCAAGAAACCCATCGCTGGGCAG GTCGTGACCGCCATGGGGAAGACGTGGCACCCAGAGCACTTCGTCTGCACCCACTGCCAGGAGGAGATCGGATCCCGGAACTTCTTTGAGCGGGATGGACAGCCCTACTGTGAAAAGGACTATCACAACCTCTTCTCTCCGCGCTGCTACTACTGCAACGGGCCCATCCTGGAT AAAGTGGTGACAGCCCTTGACCGGACGTGGCACCCTGAGCACTTCTTCTGTGCCCAGTGTGGAGCCTTCTTTGGGCCTGAAG GGTTCCATGAGAAAGACGGCAAGGCCTACTGCCGGAAGGATTACTTTGACATGTTCGCCCCCAAGTGTGGCGGCTGCGCCCGAGCCATCCTGGAGAACTACATCTCGGCCCTCAACACCCTGTGGCATCCTGAGTGCTTTGTGTGTCGG GAATGCTTCACACCATTTGTCAATGGCAGCTTCTTCGAGCATGACGGGCAGCCCTACTGTGAGGTGCACTACCACGAGCGGCGGGGCTCGCTGTGCTCCGGCTGCCAGAAGCCCATCACGGGCCGCTGCATCACCGCCATGGCCAAGAAGTTCCACCCGGAGCACTTTGTCTGTGCCTTCTGCCTCAAGCAGCTCAACAAGGGCACCTTCAAGGAGCAGAACGACAAGCCTTACTGTCAGAACTGCTTCGTCAAGCTCTTCTGCTAG
- the PXN gene encoding paxillin isoform X24: MDDLDALLADLESTTSHISKRPVFLSEETPYSYPTGNHTYQEIAVPPPVPPPPSSEALNGTVLDPLDQWQPSTSRFIHQQPPSPSPVYGSSAKTSSASNPQDGVGLPCPRAGEEEHVYSFPNKQKSAEPSPTVMSSSLGSNLSELDRLLLELNAVQHNPPGFPADEANSSPPLSGALSPHYGIPENNSPLGGKAGPLTKEKPKRNGGRGLEDVRPSVESLLDELESSVPSPVPAITVNQGEMSSPQRVTSSQQQTRISASSATRELDELMASLSDFKTSSSAVALSSPRLLPNSAPSPYHILSPPLPPPGPSVFLPPPRKPSLRGHGHTLEVLCPEDNVAPSWLDLAGLGEMPDTPNSRSPSTESSLGPPGAESQACVWRDPPNASLIQGLEQRVDGELCWAAGWPPNSSQSSPEGQDEGGFMAQGRTGSSSPPGGPPKPGSQLDSMLGSLQSDLNKLGVATVAKGVCGACKKPIAGQVVTAMGKTWHPEHFVCTHCQEEIGSRNFFERDGQPYCEKDYHNLFSPRCYYCNGPILDKVVTALDRTWHPEHFFCAQCGAFFGPEGFHEKDGKAYCRKDYFDMFAPKCGGCARAILENYISALNTLWHPECFVCRECFTPFVNGSFFEHDGQPYCEVHYHERRGSLCSGCQKPITGRCITAMAKKFHPEHFVCAFCLKQLNKGTFKEQNDKPYCQNCFVKLFC; this comes from the exons ACGCCCTGCTGGCAGACTTGGAGTCCACGACCTCCCACATCTCCAAACGGCCTGTGTTCCTGTCTGAGGAGACCCCCTACTCGTACCCGACAGGAAACCACACATACCAGGAGATTGCCGTGCCACCCCCTGTCCCTCCACCCCCGTCCAGCGAGGCCCTCAATGGCACGGTCCTTGACCCCTTAGACCAGTGGCAGCCGAGCACCTCCCGATTCATCCACCAGCAG CCTCCATCCCCGTCCCCCGTGTACGGCTCCAGTGCTAAAACTTCCAGTGCCTCCAACCCCCAGGACGGCGTCGGCCTTCCGTGTCCCCGAGCCGGTGAGGAAGAGCACGTGTACAG CTTCCCCAACAAGCAGAAGTCGGCCGAGCCTTCACCCACCGTCATGAGCTCCTCCTTGGGCAGCAACCTTTCTGAACTCGACCGCCTGCTTCTGGAGCTGAACGCCGTGCAGCATAACCCGCCAGGCTTCCCTGCAG ATGAGGCCAACTCAAGCCCCCCACTGTCTGGGGCTCTGAGCCCCCACTACGGCATCCCGGAGAATAACAGCCCACTGGGGGGCAAAGCTGGGCCACTGACCAAAGAGAAGCCCAAGCGGAACGGAGGCCGGGGCCTGGAGGACGTGCGGCCCAGCGTGGAGAGTCTCTTGGATGAGCTGGAGAGCTCAGTGCCCAGCCCTGT CCCTGCCATCACTGTGAACCAGGGCGAGATGAGCAGCCCCCAGCGAGTCACCTCCAGCCAGCAGCAGACACGCATCTCCGCCTCTTCTGCCACCAGGGAGCTGGATGAGCTGATGGCCTCGCTGTCGGATTTTAAG aCCAGCTCCTCTGCTGTGGCCTTGAGCTCCCCAAGGCTGCTGCCCAACTCAGCTCCATCCCCATACCACatactttctcctcctcttcctcctcctgggcCCTCTGTATTCCTGCCACCCCCTAGGAAACCTTCCCTTCGAGGCCACGGCCACACCCTGGAGGTCCTCTGCCCTGAGGACAATGTGGCCCCCAGCTGGCTTGATTTGGCTGGCCTTGGGGAGATGCCTGACACCCCCAACTCAAGGTCTCCCTCCACGGAGAGTTCTCTGGGGCCACCGGGTGCAGAGAGCCAGGCTTGCGTTTGGAGGGACCCACCAAACGCGAGCCTG ATCCAGGGCCTGGAACAAAGAGTGGACGGAGAGCTGTGCTGGGCGGCCGGCTGGCCTCCGAACAGCAGCCAGAGCAGCCCTGAAGGGCAGGACGAGGGAGGG TTCATGGCCCAGGGGAGGACAGGGAGCAGCTCTCCCCCGGGAGGGCCCCCAAAGCCTGGGAGCCAGCTTGACAGCATGCTGGGGAGCCTGCAGTCTGACCTGAACAAACTGGGGGTCGCCACAGTCGCCAAGGGGGTCTGCGGGGCCTGCAAGAAACCCATCGCTGGGCAG GTCGTGACCGCCATGGGGAAGACGTGGCACCCAGAGCACTTCGTCTGCACCCACTGCCAGGAGGAGATCGGATCCCGGAACTTCTTTGAGCGGGATGGACAGCCCTACTGTGAAAAGGACTATCACAACCTCTTCTCTCCGCGCTGCTACTACTGCAACGGGCCCATCCTGGAT AAAGTGGTGACAGCCCTTGACCGGACGTGGCACCCTGAGCACTTCTTCTGTGCCCAGTGTGGAGCCTTCTTTGGGCCTGAAG GGTTCCATGAGAAAGACGGCAAGGCCTACTGCCGGAAGGATTACTTTGACATGTTCGCCCCCAAGTGTGGCGGCTGCGCCCGAGCCATCCTGGAGAACTACATCTCGGCCCTCAACACCCTGTGGCATCCTGAGTGCTTTGTGTGTCGG GAATGCTTCACACCATTTGTCAATGGCAGCTTCTTCGAGCATGACGGGCAGCCCTACTGTGAGGTGCACTACCACGAGCGGCGGGGCTCGCTGTGCTCCGGCTGCCAGAAGCCCATCACGGGCCGCTGCATCACCGCCATGGCCAAGAAGTTCCACCCGGAGCACTTTGTCTGTGCCTTCTGCCTCAAGCAGCTCAACAAGGGCACCTTCAAGGAGCAGAACGACAAGCCTTACTGTCAGAACTGCTTCGTCAAGCTCTTCTGCTAG